The following are encoded together in the Anoplopoma fimbria isolate UVic2021 breed Golden Eagle Sablefish chromosome 13, Afim_UVic_2022, whole genome shotgun sequence genome:
- the unm_hu7912 gene encoding apical junction component 1 homolog: protein MTRTHPPDILASTLYRDFTLNPISDHAISLHSSRQCDQKMIDKPEIINKRHCRSFDFIESLDDPQSLSSSMEYPYKRTEHQTLNKDLMWNGLDQPGHLRFSSPDLFNTRHFQQNTTQDKPSHLTWSDSKKRTRSRSAPRVKSTLTPVPISVSPPGARKGRDAPQAASQTYRTSETHRESYSSNKAFFNEVHPIKLQPQTPLYVSDCFEEGQPDKPATTPHVRCRVDIKPDAAVLQHTSRQVPNVRTDHLWQRYSQASSSRGLYVPRQIVSSPTPTPSECYSGDFRQGYHYTTSMSPISYQHLDMHRMPSPTPPYLSQEQRAYSNPNIPTKFFYTEDPVRYQVHPYSRAYFQDDRSSLTSHGSTMTSQYDPRTRWVHTLPVRSYYTENFSNREPAHSVYNRPYSTSEAGSYFSQTPLSRSYYGEENQFNPYHMSNPRLFYSKPCSPEEQYFPPRPYHTEGRRRPRMSQAFSDDWYRSSISGYSNQSSQHTPPGVRQDPSIPPWFTNSCAETGRLGTEVRNHSKSWDNILYPQHEREQSVPRGRSYENLFHQAKHAASSDIQSQPVILNLSSSPRRYAALSLSESSLERGSSNPWRNTKSGHWFVTPEITITDNDLSAGNSKRRDVHSVSWDTSDVEKTPFQKVINHKQPQNTQDITKERKHNNFSLQQSLEQLDELLADLVVDYKPPTSRKSSVDLLDQLKQLITEDDDKDRGSSGLENLGCLNTQLPSSKSSPDTMKDPDSGCDALQRSAEECSPDHSTDEDDTMVCANKKCNRIEGMFNACLYFKSCHSCYTFYCSRNCRRDDWEIHKETCLYGRVNSVCRHSLKFCRENTAIHKAFSRVAKAGYLSRGRGVLFLGFANPETADNFLQVGLESLLMSPTYLSLRELDGFKDNLGAYCKELQHAGNEYDPNECFLLNVSVAVGELVPNRPSPRVPAPTVRKYAKVSLASSSPDKKVLRKDSEMETLILTPPPGTPDIDKEGEEGRKAREVCFVNIQRELRTRGVFLRHEYPKIYNQLCEFVESNKRFTPTTIYPLDKRTGKQFMCMIMAASEPRTLDWVGTPHLLDDII, encoded by the coding sequence ATGACACGAACGCATCCCCCTGATATACTGGCATCAACTCTATATCGGGACTTTACTCTAAATCCTATCAGCGACCACGCCATTTCCCTCCACTCCTCGAGGCAATGTGACCAGAAAATGATCGACAAACCAGAAATCATCAACAAAAGACACTGCCGTAGCTTTGACTTCATTGAGTCACTGGATGACCCACAGTCCCTCTCTTCCTCAATGGAGTACCCTTACAAGAGGACTGAGCATCAGACATTAAACAAAGATCTTATGTGGAATGGACTAGATCAACCGGGGCACCTTCGCTTTTCGTCTCCCGATCTGTTCAACACCAGACATTTCCAGCAGAACACCACCCAGGATAAACCTAGCCATCTTACATGGTCGGACTCTAAAAAGAGAACAAGGTCTAGAAGCGCTCCAAGAGTTAAGTCCACCCTCACTCCTGTGCCCATCTCAGTGTCCCCTCCAGGAGCCAGGAAGGGTAGAGATGCACCTCAGGCTGCGTCTCAAACCTACAGGACTTCTGAAACACATAGAGAATCCTACTCCTCAAACAAGGCTTTTTTTAATGAGGTGCATCCGATCAAACTGCAGCCTCAGACTCCCCTCTATGTCTCAGACTGTTTTGAGGAGGGACAACCAGATAAACCAGCCACAACCCCTCATGTCAGGTGCCGTGTTGACATTAAACCAGATGCTGCCGTCCTGCAGCACACATCTAGACAGGTTCCCAATGTACGAACTGATCATCTTTGGCAGAGATACTCCCAGGCCAGTAGCAGTAGAGGTTTGTATGTACCTCGACAGATTGTGTCCTCACCAACGCCCACTCCGAGTGAATGCTACAGTGGAGATTTTAGACAAGGATACCACTATACCACCAGCATGTCTCCTATCTCATACCAGCATCTAGACATGCACAGAATGCCATCACCAACGCCACCATATCTGAGCCAAGAACAAAGAGCTTACTCAAATCCTAACATACCAACCAAGTTTTTCTATACAGAGGACCCAGTTCGGTATCAAGTCCATCCCTATTCTAGAGCATACTTTCAGGATGACCGGTCCAGTCTTACCAGCCATGGTAGTACAATGACTAGCCAGTATGATCCAAGGACTCGATGGGTGCACACCCTTCCTGTCAGGTCTTATTACACAGAAAACTTTTCCAACAGAGAGCCAGCTCACTCTGTATATAATAGGCCTTACTCCACCAGTGAGGCAGGATCATACTTTTCTCAAACTCCACTGTCTAGATCTTACTATGGAGAGGAAAACCAGTTCAACCCATACCATATGAGTAACCCAAGGTTGTTTTATTCCAAACCATGCTCCCCTGAGGAGCAGTACTTTCCACCAAGGCCATACCATACGGAGGGCCGTCGACGCCCTCGAATGTCGCAGGCCTTTTCAGACGACTGGTATCGCTCAAGTATATCCGGTTACTCTAACCAGTCCTCTCAGCACACACCACCAGGAGTAAGGCAAGACCCCAGTATACCCCCTTGGTTTACTAACAGCTGTGCAGAGACAGGTAGGCTAGGAACAGAGGTCCGAAACCACTCCAAGTCTTGGGACAATATTCTTTACCCACAGCACGAAAGAGAGCAATCAGTGCCTCGTGGTCGAAGCTACGAGAACCTGTTTCACCAAGCAAAGCATGCAGCATCTTCTGACATACAGAGTCAACCTGTTATACTTAACCTTTCAAGTTCACCAAGACGCTACGCCGCACTTTCGCTCTCTGAAAGCTCGTTAGAGAGGGGCTCGAGCAATCCGTGGAGGAATACCAAGAGTGGGCACTGGTTTGTAACTCCTGAGATCACAATAACAGATAATGACCTAAGTGCAGGAAACAGCAAGCGGCGTGATGTGCACTCTGTCAGCTGGGATACGTCGGATGTTGAGAAGACACCATTTCAGAAAGTAATAAATCACAAACAGCCACAGAATACACAGGACATAAccaaagagaggaaacacaacaaCTTCTCCCTCCAGCAGAGTCTAGAGCAACTTGACGAACTCTTAGCCGATTTGGTCGTTGATTACAAACCACCAACCAGCAGAAAGTCAAGCGTGGACCTTTTAGACCAGCTGAAGCAACTAATTACTGAAGATGACGACAAAGACAGAGGATCTTCTGGGCTGGAAAACTTAGGATGCCTGAACACACAGCTCCCCTCGTCTAAATCCAGCCCCGACACCATGAAGGACCCTGATAGTGGGTGTGATGCTTTACAAAGGAGTGCAGAAGAATGTTCTCCAGACCACAGCACAGATGAGGACGACACTATGGTGTGCGCCAACAAGAAGTGCAACCGGATTGAGGGTATGTTCAACGCCTGCTTGTACTTCAAATCATGTCACAGTTGCTACACCTTTTACTGCTCGCGAAACTGTCGCAGGGATGACTGGGAGATCCATAAAGAGACCTGTCTGTACGGCCGTGTGAACAGCGTGTGTCGACACAGTCTTAAGTTCTGCAGAGAGAATACAGCGATCCACAAAGCCTTCTCTCGCGTTGCCAAGGCTGGCTATCTCTCCAGAGGGAGAGGCGTTCTCTTTCTGGGTTTTGCTAATCCGGAGACAGCTGACAACTTCCTCCAAGTTGGACTTGAGAGCCTCCTCATGTCTCCCACATACCTTTCTCTCAGAGAGCTGGATGGCTTCAAGGACAACCTAGGCGCATACTGCAAGGAACTGCAGCATGCAGGCAACGAGTATGACCCCAATGAATGTTTCCTTCTGAATGTATCTGTAGCTGTAGGTGAACTGGTGCCTAACAGACCTTCACCAAGAGTCCCAGCACCAACGGTTCGAAAATATGCAAAGGTGTCCTTGGCCTCTTCAAGCCCTGACAAAAAGGTACTCAGGAAGGACAGTGAAATGGAAACTCTCATCCTCACTCCGCCTCCAGGCACACCGGACATTgacaaggagggagaggagggcagGAAAGCCAGAGAGGTGTGCTTTGTCAATATCCAGCGTGAGCTCAGGACCAGGGGGGTGTTCCTCCGTCACGAGTACCCCAAAATCTATAATCAGCTGTGTGAGTTTGTGGAGAGCAACAAAAGGTTCACTCCAACTACAATTTACCCTCTAGATAAGAGAACAGGGAAACAGTTTATGTGCATGATCATGGCTGCGTCCGAGCCAAGAACACTGGACTGGGTGGGCACCCCTCATCTCTTGGATGATATCATATAG